One segment of Paenibacillus sp. FSL R7-0337 DNA contains the following:
- the trxA gene encoding thioredoxin — translation MAIVNVSDQSFVNEVEGQGTVVVDFWAPWCGPCKMLAPILEELSTELGDDVKIAKLNVDENPETASRFGVMSIPTLIFFKDGQPVDKVVGLNSKDSLKNIVAKHQ, via the coding sequence ATGGCTATCGTGAACGTGTCTGACCAATCCTTCGTGAATGAAGTGGAAGGTCAAGGTACTGTAGTAGTAGATTTCTGGGCACCTTGGTGCGGCCCTTGCAAAATGCTTGCCCCAATTCTCGAGGAATTGTCCACCGAGCTGGGTGACGATGTGAAGATCGCTAAATTGAACGTGGATGAGAATCCGGAGACAGCGTCCCGTTTTGGAGTAATGAGTATTCCTACTCTGATCTTCTTCAAAGACGGCCAGCCTGTAGACAAAGTCGTAGGACTGAACTCCAAGGATTCCCTTAAGAATATCGTAGCTAAGCACCAATAA
- a CDS encoding GNAT family N-acetyltransferase yields the protein MIHIRPMEPQEYDFLMDMHYESIHIEQGKPPRSELLNSPGMVKYNENWGRQGDTALIALIDNIPAGAAWYRLFDETNQGYGFVDAQTPELGVAIRSDYRQRGVGIRLMQAITQQAVSEGYTALSLSVDPENQAAVRLYDRLGFQFHGISGTSWTMKLDITN from the coding sequence ATGATACATATAAGACCTATGGAACCGCAGGAATATGATTTTCTTATGGATATGCATTATGAGTCCATACATATCGAACAAGGGAAGCCTCCCAGAAGTGAGCTGCTGAATTCTCCGGGGATGGTGAAATATAACGAGAATTGGGGCAGACAAGGCGATACGGCTCTTATTGCCCTTATTGATAATATTCCCGCAGGTGCCGCCTGGTACAGGCTATTTGACGAGACGAACCAGGGCTACGGATTTGTGGATGCGCAGACGCCAGAATTAGGTGTGGCTATACGGTCTGACTATAGGCAGCGGGGGGTAGGAATCAGACTCATGCAGGCCATCACTCAACAAGCTGTATCCGAGGGGTACACCGCCCTTTCTCTCAGCGTTGATCCGGAGAATCAGGCGGCCGTCCGGCTATATGACAGACTCGGATTTCAGTTTCACGGAATTTCTGGAACCTCCTGGACGATGAAGCTGGATATTACAAATTAA
- a CDS encoding YqzM family protein, with protein MDVNVNAQVRDPREHVNEEPRHDLGDLMVGFFGMTGFMTVVFFGMVIIKYLSE; from the coding sequence ATGGACGTCAATGTCAACGCACAGGTCCGTGACCCGCGGGAGCATGTCAATGAGGAGCCCCGCCACGATCTCGGTGATCTGATGGTCGGTTTCTTCGGGATGACCGGCTTCATGACCGTGGTCTTCTTCGGAATGGTAATCATCAAGTATTTGTCCGAATAG
- a CDS encoding glycoside hydrolase family 43 protein produces MKKLVSLAVAGLLASALYSPVSFADNPVVQTIYTADPAPLVYNDTVYLYTGHDEDNSTYYTMNDWRVYSSKDMANWTDHGSPLSYKAFSWSSGEAWASQVIERNGKFYFYVTAKSTSLGRPAIGVAVSNSPTGPFVDAIGKPLVSSSWGDIDPTVYVDSDGQAYLYWGNPTLKYVKLNPDMISYNQSTGIVQVPMTTDSFGVRNGNADRPTLYEEGPWFYKRGSLYYMVYGASGIPENIAYSTSSSPTGPWKYRGIIMPTQGGSFTNHPGIIDFKGRSYFFYHNGALPGGGGFTRSVGVEQFTYNADGSFPVINMTTAGPQTLATLNPYVRTQAETSAWAAGVETEPTSDTDVGMNVGFIDHGDYLKIKNVNFGAGASGFETRVASAGSGGNIELRLDSPTGTLIGTCTVQNTGGWQSWVTKTCTVSGASGTHDLYLKFTGGSGYLFNINWWKFSAS; encoded by the coding sequence ATGAAAAAGCTTGTCAGCCTTGCTGTCGCAGGCTTGTTGGCATCGGCGCTATATTCCCCGGTATCGTTCGCCGACAACCCTGTTGTACAGACCATCTACACGGCAGACCCGGCCCCGCTTGTATACAATGATACGGTCTACCTGTACACCGGACATGACGAAGACAACTCGACCTACTATACGATGAATGATTGGAGGGTCTACTCTTCCAAGGACATGGCGAACTGGACAGATCACGGGTCACCGCTATCCTATAAGGCGTTCAGCTGGTCGAGCGGAGAAGCTTGGGCCAGCCAGGTCATTGAGCGCAACGGCAAATTCTACTTTTATGTCACGGCCAAAAGCACTTCGCTCGGACGGCCCGCCATCGGCGTCGCCGTCTCAAACAGCCCGACCGGGCCGTTCGTGGACGCTATCGGCAAACCGCTCGTCTCCAGCAGCTGGGGCGACATTGATCCGACGGTATATGTGGACAGTGACGGCCAGGCTTATCTCTACTGGGGGAACCCGACACTGAAATATGTGAAGCTGAACCCGGATATGATCTCCTACAACCAGAGTACGGGTATTGTCCAGGTGCCTATGACCACAGACAGCTTCGGTGTACGAAACGGCAATGCTGACAGACCGACCCTCTACGAAGAAGGACCCTGGTTCTACAAACGCGGCAGCTTATACTACATGGTCTACGGCGCAAGCGGCATTCCTGAGAATATCGCCTACTCCACCAGCTCTTCGCCTACCGGCCCATGGAAGTACCGGGGAATTATCATGCCCACGCAGGGCGGCAGCTTCACGAATCACCCGGGCATCATCGACTTCAAAGGACGCTCTTATTTCTTTTATCACAATGGCGCACTGCCTGGAGGAGGCGGCTTCACCCGGTCAGTGGGGGTAGAGCAATTCACCTACAACGCGGACGGAAGCTTCCCGGTCATCAACATGACAACCGCCGGGCCACAGACCCTCGCCACCCTTAACCCCTATGTCAGAACACAAGCCGAGACCAGCGCATGGGCAGCCGGGGTAGAGACCGAGCCCACCTCGGATACAGACGTGGGAATGAATGTCGGCTTCATCGATCACGGCGATTATCTCAAAATCAAGAATGTGAACTTCGGCGCCGGAGCTTCCGGCTTCGAGACCCGGGTAGCGTCAGCAGGCAGCGGCGGTAATATCGAGCTGCGGCTGGACAGTCCAACTGGAACACTGATCGGCACCTGTACGGTACAGAATACGGGTGGCTGGCAGAGCTGGGTAACCAAGACCTGCACGGTCAGCGGAGCAAGCGGGACTCATGACCTTTACCTGAAATTCACAGGCGGCAGCGGATACCTGTTCAATATCAATTGGTGGAAATTTAGCGCCAGCTAA
- the dnaI gene encoding primosomal protein DnaI gives MESMGEVLRSMNNPALRQRSRDLEQTLLNHPLVKELQAEHPELDESRLRLHLSRLYQYVEEDRHCKNCPGLANCPNDFQGHYSKLSVETVNGVTDLYERKTPCKLKIAQDNQDNVRKRIRSFYVDERVLNGGYDEMDIMGKDPRRASAVNKIFDYIGAVRAEGLTSRGIYLQGSFGTGKTFLMCYLLHELAISGYSGVIVYMPDFIEELKLIMMDNQKLKEMVDTMKNCDLLIFDDIGAENLNPWARDHVLGAILNYRMNRKPTFYTSNYPLDGLEKHLSITSKDGEEAYKGQRLMDRIAPFVDVIPLHGENQRGKARG, from the coding sequence ATGGAGTCTATGGGCGAAGTGCTGCGTTCGATGAACAACCCTGCTCTGCGCCAGCGCTCCCGTGACCTGGAGCAGACCCTGCTGAATCATCCCCTGGTCAAGGAGCTTCAGGCTGAGCACCCCGAGCTGGACGAGTCCCGGCTGCGGCTGCACTTGAGCCGTCTGTACCAATATGTCGAGGAGGACCGGCATTGTAAGAACTGTCCCGGCTTGGCGAATTGTCCGAATGATTTCCAGGGGCATTACAGCAAGCTGTCGGTGGAGACGGTGAACGGTGTAACGGATCTATATGAACGCAAGACACCGTGTAAGCTGAAGATTGCGCAGGATAATCAGGATAATGTCCGCAAGCGGATTCGCAGCTTCTATGTGGATGAGCGGGTGCTGAACGGCGGATATGATGAGATGGATATTATGGGCAAGGACCCCCGGCGGGCCTCAGCTGTGAACAAGATATTTGACTATATAGGAGCTGTGCGGGCAGAGGGCCTGACTTCGCGGGGCATTTATCTGCAGGGCAGCTTCGGCACCGGCAAAACCTTCCTGATGTGCTATCTGCTCCATGAGCTGGCTATCTCGGGCTACAGCGGCGTGATTGTCTATATGCCGGATTTCATCGAGGAACTGAAGCTGATCATGATGGACAACCAGAAGCTGAAGGAAATGGTCGATACGATGAAGAACTGTGATCTGCTTATCTTCGATGACATCGGAGCCGAGAATCTCAATCCCTGGGCGCGTGACCATGTCCTCGGAGCGATCCTGAACTACCGGATGAACCGCAAGCCGACCTTCTACACCTCGAATTATCCGCTGGACGGGCTGGAGAAGCATCTCAGCATCACTAGCAAGGACGGCGAAGAAGCCTACAAGGGCCAGAGGCTGATGGACCGGATCGCCCCGTTCGTGGATGTTATTCCACTGCATGGGGAGAACCAGCGCGGCAAGGCCAGAGGCTGA